From the Lathyrus oleraceus cultivar Zhongwan6 chromosome 4, CAAS_Psat_ZW6_1.0, whole genome shotgun sequence genome, one window contains:
- the LOC127138796 gene encoding YTH domain-containing protein ECT2 has product MFNEGAPEFVVDQSMYYPAPTNYGFYCTGFESPGEWEDYPRIFGVDGPDIQYSGAQDESFPYVYFTPSYGFAQSPYNPYNPYIPGAMMGVDGSFGGAQQYYSLPNYQNPVSAPAYFPHVQSEHFHDSSVDPLFDNNASVNRPDGRGTNHKFNSASASFTMNSSKPLSNQTSSLVWEPEGPRADALAKKDLTNGSGPNSGFPNFASSPYHQARSADVSFQPKDTFSNGNILSHRNQLNVASPMGNGFSDYGLNATGQSAIAKFRPKVHAAKVPGDLNRGGDVLLGELNRGPRTSRPKHHMAVKAYTAKAGDANTQENIIYTDQYNREDFPIDNEIAKFFVIKSYSEDDVHKSIKYNVWSSTPHGNKKLQSAFEDSGRKAIGKSGGCPIFLFFSVNASGQFCGVAEMVGPVDFDKDVDFWQQDKWSGSFPVKWHIIKDVPNTNFRHIILENNEFKPVTNSRDTQEIMYRKGLEILKIFKNYTLKTSLLDDFMYYENRQKVMQEEKAKFLSKNFGSPSSVPVLEPPRKLTYAFEIPPVSDEKNSKMDDLDSLKHTSISSVGATVNSSDATSNASVDEKAETGEVDSQDISSVLKIGSVTITPKQVPIDVVTVGSMQVKVNGFSESSGVLKVGSTPLDSRSLQAGKGTSDINTGPQP; this is encoded by the exons ATGTTTAATGAAGGAGCTCCTGAATTTGTTGTTGATCAAAGCATGTATTACCCTGCTCCCACCAATTATGGTTTTTACTGTACAG GATTTGAATCACCCGGTGAATGGGAGGACTACCCTAGGATTTTTGGTGTAGACGGTCCTGATATTCAGTACTCG GGTGCGCAAGATGAAAGTTTTCCATATGTATATTTTACACCTAGCTATGGATTTGCACAGTCTCCATACAATCCATACAATCCTTATATTCCAGGTGCTATGATGGGAGTTGATGGGTCATTTGGAGGAGCACAACAGTATTACTCCCTCCCCAATTACCAAAACCCTGTTTCTGCGCCAGCTTATTTTCCTCATGTTCAATCAGAACATTTTCATGACAGTTCTGTTGATCCATTATTTGATAACAATGCTTCTGTCAATAGACCTGATGGAAGAGGTACGAACCATAAGTTCAATTCAGCCTCTGCTTCTTTTACTATGAACTCTTCAAAACCATTATCAAATCAGACAAGTTCCTTAGTCTGGGAACCTGAGGGGCCAAGAGCTGATGCTTTGGCAAAGAAAGATTTGACAAATGGAAGCGGCCCTAACAGTGGTTTTCCTAATTTTGCTTCATCACCTTATCATCAG GCTAGAAGTGCTGATGTCTCATTCCAGCCTAAAGATACTTTTTCCAATGGAAATATTTTGTCACATCGTAATCAATTGAATGTAGCTTCCCCAATGGGTAATGGGTTTTCTGACTATGGATTGAATGCTACTGGACAGTCTGCTATTGCCAAATTTCGGCCAAAGGTTCATGCTGCTAAAGTGCCGGGTGATTTAAATAGGGGCGGTGATGTACTATTGGGTGAGCTAAATCGGGGCCCTAGAACTAGTAGGCCGAAACATCATATGGCTGTCAAAGCCTATACAGCCAAGGCAGGAGATGCCAACACTCAAGAGAACATTATTTATACTGATCAATATAACAGGGAGGACTTCCCTATTGACAATGAAATTGCGAAGTTTTTTGTTATAAAATCATACAGTGAGGATGATGTTCACAAAAGCATTAAATATAATGTGTGGTCATCAACACCCCATGGAAACAAGAAACTGCAGAGTGCTTTCGAAGACTCTGGGAGAAAAGCTATTGGAAAATCTGGAGGCTGTCctatctttcttttcttttca GTTAATGCCAGTGGTCAATTTTGTGGAGTTGCTGAGATGGTTGGTCCTGTTGACTTTGATAAGGATGTGGACTTCTGGCAGCAAGATAAATGGAGTGGGAGCTTCCCTGTAAAGTGGCACATCATAAAAGATGTGCCAAATACCAATTTTAGGCACATTATACTAGAAAACAACGAGTTCAAGCCTGTAACTAATAGCAGAGACACACAAGAG ATAATGTATAGGAAGGGTCTGGAAATTCTGAAGATATTCAAAAATTATACTTTGAAGACATCTTTGCTTGATGACTTTATGTACTATGAAAACCGACAGAAGGTCATGCAGGAGGAGAAAGCTAAATTTCTAAGCAAGAATTTTGGAAGTCCATCATCAGTACCAGTGTTGGAGCCACCCCGAAAGCTGACTTATGCTTTTGAAATTCCTCCTGTCAGTGATGAGAAAAATTCAAAGATGGATGATCTGGATAGCTTAAAACACACTTCAATTTCAAGTGTTGGAGCCACTGTTAATAGTTCTGATGCCACCAGCAATGCATCTGTGGATGAAAAGGCTGAGACCGGTGAAGTTGATAGCCAAGATATTTCTTCTGTCCTGAAGATTGGTTCTGTCACCATTACCCCCAAACAGGTACCAATTGATGTTGTCACAGTAGGCTCAATGCAAGTTAAAGTTAATGGATTTTCCGAGTCTTCTGGTGTTTTAAAGGTTGGGAGTACCCCACTTGATTCCAGATCTCTACAGGCAGGCAAAGGAACCTCTGACATCAACACTGGACCTCAACCTTAA